The following proteins come from a genomic window of Citrobacter europaeus:
- a CDS encoding common pilus major fimbrillin subunit EcpA, translating into MKKLLLVTSLASVFVAANAMADVTASATASWDATATKDTTSMLVVTPLNSLTFQYAEGLKAFNSQDGAFDVTIQGQETATDFELTAQIISNTLTNASGDASTLNVGVAWNGTALTNSSDTVLVNSSSTSGLESLMADGAYNGAARVSDQSNFKFTIASATSDGSQAVTDYSALPDGYWTGDVKVQFNATWTTPSA; encoded by the coding sequence ATGAAAAAATTATTATTAGTAACCTCTCTGGCTTCTGTATTTGTTGCAGCAAATGCAATGGCAGACGTTACTGCTTCTGCAACTGCCTCGTGGGACGCGACGGCAACAAAAGATACCACCAGTATGTTGGTTGTCACCCCGCTGAACTCTTTGACTTTCCAGTATGCTGAAGGTCTGAAAGCCTTCAACTCTCAGGACGGTGCTTTTGATGTGACTATTCAGGGTCAGGAAACGGCAACTGATTTTGAGCTGACTGCTCAGATCATTAGTAACACGCTGACCAACGCCAGTGGCGATGCGTCTACCCTGAACGTAGGGGTGGCATGGAATGGCACCGCGCTGACTAACTCATCAGATACTGTCCTGGTTAACTCCAGCTCGACTTCTGGTCTTGAAAGCCTGATGGCTGATGGCGCTTATAACGGTGCTGCTCGTGTCAGCGATCAATCCAACTTCAAATTCACCATCGCGTCAGCGACTTCTGATGGTAGCCAGGCAGTAACGGATTACTCTGCTCTGCCAGACGGCTATTGGACTGGAGATGTAAAAGTACAGTTTAATGCAACCTGGACGACTCCGTCTGCCTAA
- the proB gene encoding glutamate 5-kinase, whose product MSDSQTLVVKLGTSVLTGGSRRLNRAHIVELVRQCAQLHAAGHRIVIVTSGAIAAGREHLGYPELPATIASKQLLAAVGQSRLIQLWEQLFSIYGIHIGQMLLTRADMEDRERFLNARDTLRALLDNNIVPVINENDAVATAEIKVGDNDNLSALAAILAGADKLLLLTDQQGLFTADPRTNPQAELIKDVHGIDDALRAIAGDSVSGLGTGGMGTKLQAADVACRAGIDTIIAAGSKPGVIGDVMEGVSVGTRFHAQASPLENRKRWIFGAPPAGEITVDEGATAAILERGSSLLPKGIKSVTGNFSRGEVIRICNLEGRDIAHGVTRYNSDALRRIAGHHSQQIDTILGYEYGPVAVHRDDMITR is encoded by the coding sequence ATGAGTGACAGCCAGACGCTGGTGGTAAAACTTGGCACCAGTGTGTTAACGGGCGGATCGCGCCGCCTGAACCGCGCCCATATCGTAGAGCTGGTTCGCCAGTGCGCACAGCTCCATGCCGCAGGGCATCGTATTGTTATCGTTACCTCGGGCGCGATTGCCGCCGGACGTGAGCATCTTGGTTATCCTGAGCTCCCGGCAACGATAGCCTCGAAACAGCTGTTGGCGGCGGTAGGGCAGAGCCGACTGATTCAACTGTGGGAACAGCTTTTCTCGATTTACGGTATTCATATCGGCCAGATGCTGCTGACGCGTGCGGATATGGAAGACAGAGAGCGCTTCCTCAATGCCCGCGATACGCTACGTGCGCTGCTGGATAACAACATTGTTCCTGTCATTAATGAGAATGACGCCGTAGCGACCGCCGAGATTAAAGTCGGTGATAACGACAACCTATCTGCGCTGGCGGCGATTCTGGCCGGGGCCGATAAGCTGCTGCTGCTGACCGATCAGCAAGGGCTGTTCACCGCCGATCCACGCACCAACCCGCAGGCTGAGCTGATCAAAGACGTGCACGGTATTGATGATGCGCTGCGCGCCATTGCCGGAGATAGCGTTTCGGGTCTGGGAACCGGTGGCATGGGAACAAAACTGCAGGCTGCCGATGTCGCGTGCCGCGCCGGGATCGACACCATTATTGCCGCTGGCAGCAAGCCTGGCGTTATTGGCGATGTGATGGAAGGCGTTTCTGTCGGGACGCGTTTTCATGCTCAGGCCTCTCCGCTGGAAAACCGTAAACGCTGGATCTTCGGCGCACCGCCTGCCGGGGAAATTACCGTCGATGAGGGCGCGACCGCAGCGATTCTGGAACGCGGTAGCTCATTACTGCCAAAAGGCATTAAAAGCGTGACAGGCAACTTCTCTCGTGGTGAAGTGATCCGTATCTGTAATCTCGAAGGGCGCGATATTGCCCACGGTGTTACACGCTATAACAGCGATGCGCTGCGCCGTATTGCCGGACATCACTCACAACAGATCGACACCATCCTGGGCTACGAATACGGTCCGGTTGCTGTCCATCGCGACGATATGATCACCCGTTAA
- the proA gene encoding glutamate-5-semialdehyde dehydrogenase: MLEQMGIAAKAASYKLALLSSREKNRVLETIADELEAQMESILSANKQDVEQARENGLSEAMLDRLALTPARLKAIADDVRQVCNLADPVGQVIDGGLLDSGLRLERRRVPLGVIGVIYEARPNVTVDVASLCLKTGNAAILRGGKETYRTNAATVAVIQKALEACGLPAAAVQSIDNPDRALVAEMLRMDKYIDMLIPRGGAGLHKLCREQSTIPVITGGIGVCHIYVDDSAEIAPALKIIVNAKTQRPSTCNTVETLLVHQDIAERFLPALSQKMADSGVTLHGDEIVMQVLCGPAKLVPLKPEELDNEFLSLDLNVVVVENMDGAIAHIREHGTQHSDAILTRTLSNANRFVNEVDSSAVYVNASTRFTDGGQFGLGAEVAVSTQKLHARGPMGLEALTTYKWIGFGDDTIRA; this comes from the coding sequence ATGCTGGAACAAATGGGCATTGCTGCCAAAGCTGCGTCATACAAGCTGGCGCTACTCTCCAGTCGTGAAAAAAATCGCGTACTGGAAACCATTGCTGATGAGCTGGAAGCGCAAATGGAAAGTATCCTTAGCGCTAACAAGCAGGATGTAGAACAGGCGCGTGAAAATGGTCTGAGCGAAGCGATGCTCGATCGCCTGGCGCTGACTCCTGCGCGTTTGAAAGCGATTGCTGACGATGTGCGTCAGGTCTGTAATCTCGCCGACCCGGTCGGGCAGGTGATTGACGGTGGTCTGCTGGATAGCGGCCTGCGCCTTGAACGTCGTCGCGTTCCGCTGGGTGTGATTGGCGTGATTTATGAAGCGCGCCCAAACGTCACCGTTGATGTTGCTTCCCTGTGCCTGAAAACCGGTAATGCGGCAATTCTGCGCGGTGGGAAAGAGACGTACCGGACCAACGCCGCGACCGTGGCGGTGATCCAAAAGGCGCTGGAAGCCTGCGGTTTACCCGCAGCAGCGGTGCAGTCGATAGATAATCCGGACCGCGCGCTGGTCGCTGAAATGCTGCGTATGGACAAGTACATCGATATGCTGATCCCACGCGGTGGCGCGGGCCTGCATAAGCTGTGTCGTGAGCAGTCGACCATCCCAGTCATCACCGGCGGCATTGGCGTATGCCATATTTATGTTGATGATTCTGCTGAGATAGCCCCGGCGTTAAAGATTATCGTTAATGCCAAAACTCAGCGTCCAAGCACCTGTAACACCGTAGAAACTCTGCTGGTGCATCAGGATATCGCTGAGCGTTTCCTGCCTGCATTAAGCCAAAAGATGGCGGATAGCGGTGTTACGCTGCACGGTGACGAAATCGTGATGCAGGTACTGTGTGGCCCGGCCAAACTGGTGCCGCTGAAACCGGAAGAGCTGGATAACGAGTTTCTGTCTCTGGATCTGAACGTAGTGGTGGTCGAAAATATGGATGGCGCAATCGCCCATATTCGCGAACACGGCACCCAGCACTCGGATGCTATCCTGACGCGCACGCTCAGCAACGCCAACCGTTTCGTGAATGAAGTGGACTCTTCTGCCGTGTACGTGAACGCTTCTACTCGTTTTACCGATGGCGGTCAGTTCGGACTGGGGGCGGAAGTGGCAGTTAGCACGCAAAAGCTGCACGCGCGTGGCCCAATGGGGCTGGAAGCGCTGACCACATATAAGTGGATTGGCTTCGGTGACGACACGATCCGGGCGTAA
- a CDS encoding winged helix-turn-helix domain-containing protein, which yields MKSIINDQVEYDSTRKSLKHRDTTIILSASTARLLELFIAHKNQQLHREFIIEEVWKKHGMAPSGHSLNKSISILRKAFSELGAENPIETLPRQGFLFHASVNDEQSSFSGDVPVRSVTETVNSPATPKRKNILLFILLFAFLGSAVLILPTLNSGTTNFIYIRAIGDCELYTADDNNADKTKAFLSSDMWRKLNATCHDGKKTIVFYDDNNLSAGNDLKENFLGICTLDKGGAARECENYIY from the coding sequence ATGAAAAGTATAATTAATGATCAGGTTGAGTACGATTCCACCAGAAAAAGCCTGAAACATCGCGATACTACAATAATCCTTTCGGCATCTACAGCGAGATTACTTGAGCTATTCATTGCCCATAAAAATCAACAACTCCACCGTGAGTTTATCATTGAAGAAGTATGGAAAAAGCATGGTATGGCCCCATCGGGTCATAGCCTTAATAAAAGTATCAGTATATTGCGAAAAGCATTTAGTGAGTTGGGGGCAGAAAATCCCATTGAAACGTTGCCCCGGCAGGGATTTTTGTTCCATGCTTCGGTCAATGATGAACAGTCATCTTTCAGTGGAGATGTACCTGTTCGTTCGGTAACAGAAACGGTGAACTCACCCGCAACACCGAAACGCAAAAACATTCTTCTATTTATTTTATTGTTTGCCTTTCTTGGGAGCGCGGTTTTGATATTGCCAACTCTTAACTCAGGTACCACGAATTTTATCTATATTAGGGCAATAGGTGATTGTGAACTTTATACAGCCGATGACAATAATGCTGATAAAACGAAAGCGTTTTTATCTTCTGATATGTGGAGAAAATTAAACGCGACCTGTCATGATGGCAAGAAAACAATAGTTTTTTATGATGATAATAATTTATCGGCAGGTAATGATCTTAAAGAGAATTTTTTGGGGATCTGTACGCTGGATAAAGGAGGTGCTGCCCGTGAATGCGAAAATTATATTTATTAG
- a CDS encoding CS1-pili formation C-terminal domain-containing protein — MTTTNIVGGSICFFLALTPGFSHAAPVKVGNYVIPSAFARSLEQGMTVPVYIRYNETDEKSQQKIADAVISLVDGNITVKALTLAELPNNAVLSGKTRALVEKIRDVKFHDNTNIELSDNARLQLNVSSFHLEMIVSKDALTEAIVARSSLLGPSSVESLSNVLNYNFGTYYNDYHNGSSTRSYLTVDNTTSLREHHININGSFYGIGDSNGTSKLYRAMYERDYDGYRLALGMLDTWNVQSIASLNALNGGKIYGVSYGNKGSTVVENTALSLTPITVFLPAAGEVHVFRDGRLLSVQNFNMGSYEIDTSRFPYGVYDVTVDIVVNGRTINSRISRVNKIFARQQAAGIDQLSWQLFGGSLDYDRVSYKRNHYQDLGSEQTWIAGGAASVTLAILSGLGLKSTLYGFDNNAVNETDVTLNVNEYVSIGNQTLVANDSSWRNISNINLNVPEGYGSLWASREDSKIGDRLPMQERDNYSIGGTLNLGKFIPHGGSLTVSQTENRYSGNKYRNLDYSTTLYSGRYATVGLRAGIQRYYYNNRNDDGRQERYVSLDLSLPLASWLSMGVSRDRYGSTQGNLSARKQYAEGPIKSVGLSASTRLSGEQYYDNNYSVNGNLSYDTKYNAGTVSVTRSADNSTNMNFSSQGSLAWAGKDFGLSKERQRSGIIVKTDLTGEGKLAAKINNRNYLLSGKSNFIALPPYAQYKLEILNDKNSEDSFDIVSGRKQELTLYPGNVGVINPEVKSMVTVFGRIRYPDGQLATNTDIHNHIGKTRTDEKGEFAIDIDKKYPVITLISANGNICEADLDLEKARGAAWVGDVKCATQTTMAQR, encoded by the coding sequence ATGACAACAACAAATATTGTCGGCGGTAGCATTTGTTTTTTTCTTGCGCTGACACCAGGATTTTCACATGCAGCCCCAGTAAAAGTGGGTAATTACGTTATTCCCAGCGCTTTCGCCCGTTCACTGGAGCAGGGAATGACGGTGCCGGTATATATTCGTTACAACGAGACTGACGAGAAAAGTCAGCAAAAAATTGCCGATGCGGTGATTTCACTTGTTGATGGCAATATTACAGTTAAAGCCCTGACTCTTGCTGAATTGCCTAATAATGCCGTGTTATCTGGAAAAACTCGTGCGTTGGTAGAAAAAATTCGTGATGTGAAATTTCACGATAACACCAATATCGAGCTATCGGACAATGCACGCCTGCAGCTCAACGTTTCTTCATTTCACCTGGAGATGATTGTCAGCAAAGATGCGTTAACTGAGGCGATTGTCGCACGCAGCAGCCTGCTTGGACCTTCCAGCGTGGAGTCTCTCTCTAACGTCCTGAACTATAACTTTGGTACCTACTACAACGATTATCATAATGGCAGCAGTACCCGCAGCTATCTGACGGTGGACAATACTACATCGCTGCGCGAGCACCATATCAACATTAACGGTTCGTTTTACGGCATCGGCGACAGCAACGGCACCAGTAAACTCTATCGTGCGATGTATGAGCGTGATTATGACGGTTATCGACTGGCGCTTGGGATGCTCGACACCTGGAATGTCCAGTCTATTGCCAGCCTGAATGCGCTGAATGGCGGGAAAATTTACGGTGTGAGCTACGGAAACAAAGGAAGTACGGTTGTTGAGAATACCGCGCTTTCACTCACGCCGATTACCGTATTTTTGCCAGCCGCTGGCGAGGTTCATGTCTTCCGTGATGGGCGTTTGCTCAGCGTCCAGAACTTTAATATGGGCAGTTATGAAATTGATACCAGTCGTTTTCCGTATGGAGTTTATGACGTCACGGTAGATATCGTGGTCAATGGCCGGACAATTAATAGTCGTATCAGCAGGGTTAATAAAATCTTTGCCCGCCAACAAGCTGCCGGGATTGATCAGCTCTCGTGGCAACTGTTTGGTGGCTCACTGGATTATGACCGTGTGAGTTATAAGCGAAATCATTATCAGGATTTGGGCAGCGAGCAGACCTGGATTGCCGGGGGGGCCGCATCGGTGACGCTGGCAATATTGTCGGGGCTGGGCCTGAAGTCCACGCTCTACGGTTTTGACAACAATGCGGTTAATGAAACGGATGTCACGCTCAATGTGAATGAATACGTAAGCATTGGCAATCAGACGCTGGTGGCGAACGATTCGTCATGGCGAAATATCAGTAACATCAACCTTAATGTACCTGAGGGATACGGTTCCCTTTGGGCATCTCGTGAAGACAGTAAAATTGGCGATCGTCTGCCCATGCAGGAGCGTGATAATTATTCCATTGGCGGGACTCTTAACCTCGGAAAGTTTATTCCTCATGGCGGCTCGCTCACCGTGAGTCAGACGGAGAATCGCTACTCGGGAAATAAATATCGTAATCTGGACTACAGCACGACCCTTTATTCAGGCAGGTATGCCACGGTTGGGTTGCGTGCAGGTATTCAGCGTTATTACTACAACAACCGGAATGACGATGGGCGGCAGGAACGTTATGTCAGTCTGGATTTATCGTTGCCGTTGGCATCCTGGTTGAGTATGGGCGTCTCCCGCGATCGCTATGGCAGTACTCAGGGTAATCTCAGCGCGCGCAAGCAGTATGCTGAGGGCCCGATTAAATCGGTCGGATTGTCGGCATCAACGCGTCTGAGTGGCGAACAGTATTACGACAATAATTATTCGGTAAACGGCAATTTGAGTTATGACACGAAATATAACGCCGGCACCGTATCGGTAACGCGTTCTGCTGACAACTCCACCAATATGAACTTCTCTTCCCAGGGTTCTCTGGCGTGGGCAGGTAAAGATTTCGGCCTGAGTAAAGAGCGACAGCGGTCTGGCATCATTGTGAAAACAGATTTGACCGGCGAGGGGAAACTGGCTGCGAAGATTAATAACCGCAATTATCTTCTCAGCGGTAAATCAAATTTCATTGCACTGCCGCCCTATGCTCAGTACAAGCTGGAAATCCTTAATGATAAAAACTCTGAGGACAGCTTCGATATTGTTTCAGGACGCAAACAGGAGCTGACGCTATATCCGGGTAACGTGGGTGTTATCAACCCTGAAGTGAAAAGCATGGTCACCGTATTCGGGCGCATTCGTTATCCCGATGGACAGTTGGCTACAAATACCGATATCCATAACCACATCGGTAAAACGCGTACGGATGAAAAGGGTGAGTTTGCTATCGATATCGATAAAAAGTATCCGGTCATCACGTTAATTTCAGCCAATGGCAATATATGCGAAGCCGATCTTGATTTGGAAAAAGCACGCGGCGCAGCGTGGGTTGGTGATGTGAAATGTGCAACGCAAACCACGATGGCGCAGAGGTAA
- a CDS encoding fimbrial protein produces the protein MKVLIKLATVICAVGSFSPVPALALNAISSGSVSNNYLFIENAIDSEYFITPSALDPRFSGSNTWIKYGTSQVSLGYLGFVGWTAPGNYYQDMWIDNSPINGPFRGIRCYSGTQCPSTGFIAGLGTDKNGFYHAQVGSVAGVIGGAYGFASLTDTAYEYFRNVPTGSSETYVFNRCYTSVNYDYSSGQRCKDQSTGSWNYVNYTLTKRGHLSLVSTNAFQELWVASDGTPSITKDSGYCELGVVGGTDGVICKMVSYNLQQTANLTGSLTFRAFVDTAMLGFTPGAATVRYSGNGSNWYNYGTSTAYYNVFTTSGEYIYIFLSKAFLKKLVDSGISITNSQPFTFGFYNGLTPESGHYQFTPSLQLNIVPKEYGISIVSSDNTASASGSGTIGNAAPIEMDYTVTVSGPRQADSITAQVIGESTTINSVPYCLFTSAQGGLSVPIPAFLQYNSQSGGVVQKRNSCSEAAVSMRDAQWQQTPWDANNNDDGSYYATDLKLLFPMNDSRSMLTVSGADWEGVVSASGEIKVTANWVGVTP, from the coding sequence ATGAAAGTATTAATTAAATTAGCTACTGTAATCTGTGCCGTAGGGAGTTTTTCACCTGTACCTGCTTTGGCGTTGAATGCAATCTCTTCCGGCTCAGTCAGTAATAACTATTTGTTTATCGAAAATGCCATTGATAGTGAATACTTTATTACCCCATCGGCACTTGATCCGCGTTTCAGCGGGTCAAACACGTGGATAAAATACGGTACCTCTCAGGTGAGTCTCGGGTATTTAGGTTTTGTCGGCTGGACTGCGCCTGGAAATTATTATCAGGACATGTGGATTGATAACTCCCCGATTAACGGGCCTTTCCGGGGAATCCGTTGTTATAGTGGCACCCAGTGCCCATCAACCGGGTTTATTGCCGGATTGGGCACTGACAAAAACGGTTTTTATCATGCGCAGGTCGGCTCTGTCGCAGGCGTTATTGGTGGCGCCTACGGATTCGCTTCCCTGACCGATACTGCTTATGAGTACTTCCGCAATGTGCCTACCGGTAGCAGCGAAACCTATGTGTTCAACCGCTGTTATACTTCTGTAAATTATGATTATTCTTCCGGGCAACGGTGCAAAGACCAATCGACAGGATCATGGAATTACGTCAATTACACGTTAACTAAACGCGGTCATCTGTCACTTGTCTCGACTAACGCATTTCAGGAGCTTTGGGTTGCCAGCGATGGTACGCCGAGCATCACCAAAGACTCTGGTTATTGCGAACTTGGCGTGGTGGGCGGTACTGACGGTGTGATTTGCAAAATGGTGAGTTATAACTTGCAACAAACGGCCAATCTGACCGGCTCCTTGACATTTCGCGCTTTTGTCGACACGGCGATGCTTGGTTTTACGCCTGGAGCGGCCACCGTGAGATACTCCGGGAATGGTTCAAACTGGTATAACTATGGTACTTCAACTGCTTATTACAACGTTTTTACCACCTCTGGAGAATACATTTATATTTTTCTGTCAAAAGCATTTTTGAAGAAGCTTGTTGATTCAGGGATCAGCATTACTAACAGTCAGCCGTTTACCTTCGGCTTTTATAATGGCTTAACACCAGAGTCAGGACACTACCAGTTTACCCCTTCGCTACAGCTCAATATTGTGCCGAAGGAGTATGGGATCAGTATCGTCTCTTCGGACAACACAGCTTCTGCGAGCGGTAGTGGCACGATTGGCAATGCCGCTCCTATAGAAATGGATTACACCGTAACCGTCTCAGGCCCCCGTCAGGCCGACAGTATTACCGCGCAAGTTATTGGGGAAAGTACGACGATAAACAGTGTCCCTTACTGTCTGTTTACGTCTGCGCAAGGCGGGCTGTCCGTCCCAATTCCCGCTTTTCTGCAGTACAACAGTCAGTCGGGGGGCGTGGTGCAAAAACGAAATAGCTGCAGTGAAGCGGCAGTCAGTATGAGAGATGCGCAGTGGCAACAGACGCCCTGGGACGCAAATAACAATGACGATGGAAGCTATTATGCTACTGATTTAAAGTTGCTTTTCCCAATGAATGATTCACGTTCGATGTTAACCGTTTCCGGCGCTGACTGGGAAGGTGTCGTCAGCGCCAGTGGAGAGATAAAAGTCACGGCGAATTGGGTGGGAGTGACGCCATGA
- a CDS encoding Crp/Fnr family transcriptional regulator, with protein MKSDIHKHRIPVVPLGNPFPPRHCSLCPKGAAIDRDNQHRLIDKRRRFKAGEILARQDEAANMLFVIHEGYCKSSVECGDNDFISRFYVPGDIMALDAVEGGKYLTTIKAATAAEVCHIDIARLFKVAEKDPSVAAAVIKFLCRDNGFIVEKLRRYANKQAEARIAAFLVEFYEMHLRIGRPETTLHLPFSREEIASYLDLKIETVSRSFKSLEQQNLITLHRVRTVTLNSYLGLKGFS; from the coding sequence GTGAAATCGGATATTCACAAACATCGTATTCCTGTTGTGCCGCTCGGCAACCCGTTTCCCCCCCGCCATTGTTCGCTGTGTCCAAAGGGAGCGGCAATTGATCGTGATAATCAACACCGATTAATAGACAAAAGAAGAAGGTTTAAAGCAGGGGAGATACTCGCCCGGCAGGATGAAGCCGCAAACATGCTTTTTGTGATTCATGAGGGGTACTGCAAGTCCAGCGTGGAATGTGGCGATAACGATTTTATCAGTCGCTTTTATGTTCCGGGAGATATCATGGCGCTGGATGCTGTCGAAGGGGGGAAGTACCTGACAACGATTAAGGCGGCAACGGCTGCGGAGGTATGTCATATCGATATTGCGCGGTTGTTCAAAGTAGCAGAAAAGGATCCGTCGGTTGCTGCCGCAGTCATCAAGTTTCTCTGCAGGGACAATGGATTCATTGTTGAAAAACTGCGGCGCTATGCGAATAAACAGGCTGAGGCCAGGATCGCTGCTTTTCTGGTGGAGTTTTACGAGATGCATTTACGTATTGGCAGGCCAGAAACGACGCTTCACTTGCCATTCTCCCGGGAGGAAATTGCCAGTTATCTCGACCTTAAAATTGAAACCGTTAGCCGGTCATTTAAATCTCTCGAACAACAAAATTTGATTACCCTACATCGGGTGCGTACGGTAACACTTAATAGTTATTTGGGATTAAAAGGTTTCAGCTAA
- a CDS encoding EAL domain-containing protein produces MNTKKIFLLSYDIFLFSGIKAWLPNLVLVDARSFISGTQSVIPRYPSCLLVIDNRLPLLLVRKWFQRNSTQFININCIVLRMNETRSVNRGYEEYAFINGRELSDQLISQLRANLMAPNEVVEVTKGSTMFTFHLTEFEEEMLYASFTKEKLHDFCIANSLTTKSVYRYRERITARLGFSHFNETIIFLTRNNLLHEGYPTNNHSGENVIYGDAYDVSDSGRLSMAIRNEEIIPYFQPIVNISGDVCGVEVLARWPQGHNYAISQREFIPLAEKSGLMNELTSYLMTTVARNLVDGSEGINKTLFVSFNVSPSGLSNPVFYWECLNFMEITQRLPIKLMIEITENQTLTITPAIKELIRSLRNRGVLFALDDFGTGYANLCYLNELDLDVIKIDKTFIKAIKEAEQHIPMLESIIHLSGLLGLRMVAEGVEYGYQQQWLGKNNVDYLQGYQFLPPVMFDDFMRFYKQSVGLFESASDSTFSA; encoded by the coding sequence ATGAATACGAAAAAGATTTTTCTGCTCAGTTATGATATTTTTCTTTTCTCGGGAATAAAAGCGTGGCTGCCTAATTTGGTACTGGTTGATGCGCGATCATTTATTTCTGGTACCCAATCAGTTATTCCACGATACCCGTCCTGTTTGCTGGTGATCGATAACCGGTTACCATTGCTACTGGTCAGAAAATGGTTTCAGAGAAATAGCACGCAGTTTATCAACATAAACTGTATTGTTCTTCGGATGAATGAAACTCGTTCTGTTAATCGAGGATATGAGGAGTATGCATTCATTAATGGAAGAGAATTATCTGATCAATTGATTTCTCAGCTCAGAGCCAATTTAATGGCACCCAATGAGGTTGTGGAGGTCACTAAAGGTTCGACGATGTTTACTTTTCATTTGACTGAATTTGAAGAGGAAATGTTGTATGCATCATTCACAAAAGAAAAATTGCACGATTTTTGTATTGCTAACTCACTAACAACTAAGTCAGTGTATCGATATCGGGAAAGGATAACCGCTCGACTGGGATTTTCTCATTTTAATGAAACCATCATTTTTTTAACCAGGAATAATTTATTGCATGAAGGTTACCCGACAAACAATCATTCTGGTGAGAATGTAATTTACGGCGATGCATATGATGTCTCAGATTCTGGCCGACTGAGTATGGCAATAAGGAATGAAGAAATCATTCCTTATTTTCAGCCCATCGTAAATATCAGTGGGGATGTCTGTGGTGTTGAGGTTTTAGCTCGATGGCCACAGGGCCATAATTATGCGATTTCTCAGCGTGAGTTTATACCTCTGGCTGAAAAAAGTGGCTTAATGAATGAGTTAACGAGCTATTTAATGACCACCGTTGCGCGTAATCTGGTCGACGGAAGCGAGGGTATAAATAAAACGCTATTCGTCTCCTTTAATGTCAGTCCATCAGGTTTAAGTAATCCCGTTTTTTATTGGGAATGCCTTAATTTTATGGAGATAACGCAAAGGCTACCGATAAAATTAATGATTGAAATAACCGAAAATCAGACTCTCACTATCACTCCAGCCATCAAAGAGCTGATACGATCGTTGCGAAACCGAGGGGTTCTGTTTGCTTTAGATGATTTTGGGACGGGATACGCTAACCTCTGCTATCTCAATGAGTTAGACCTGGATGTTATCAAAATTGATAAAACGTTCATCAAGGCTATTAAAGAAGCTGAGCAACATATCCCTATGCTCGAGTCAATCATTCATCTTTCCGGGCTCCTGGGATTACGCATGGTGGCGGAAGGCGTTGAATACGGCTATCAGCAGCAATGGTTGGGGAAAAATAATGTGGATTACCTGCAGGGCTATCAATTTTTACCGCCAGTGATGTTTGATGATTTTATGCGTTTTTACAAGCAGTCTGTAGGGCTGTTTGAATCAGCGTCGGATTCAACTTTTTCAGCGTAA
- a CDS encoding fimbria/pilus periplasmic chaperone, producing the protein MNRRRLALRWVFILLSGLTAFSTQAVYLESTIYEMPSDKSFISKRIYNDSQKQNLYSIGAVKIDKPGAGGENRSAIAEGELLFTPLNFSLAPQASEFFKIFYRGPQDDKERYYRILFREMPITLFTERNQGKGGQALPVIAMDTILVVRPRNINLAYTIDEANGTLKNTGNTFFKIIVHQGCNSTDDEATMRYVLPGETWRSSELKTKNRKFIVALQKYIPVGQGCFKLNQ; encoded by the coding sequence ATGAACCGCCGCCGTCTGGCGCTTAGATGGGTATTTATTCTACTTTCCGGTCTGACAGCATTCTCTACACAGGCAGTCTACCTGGAGTCGACCATTTATGAGATGCCATCGGATAAATCATTTATCAGTAAACGAATCTATAACGATAGTCAGAAACAGAATTTATACAGTATCGGCGCAGTAAAAATTGATAAGCCGGGAGCGGGAGGTGAAAACAGAAGTGCTATTGCTGAAGGCGAACTTCTGTTTACTCCGCTGAATTTTTCACTGGCTCCGCAGGCGAGTGAGTTTTTTAAGATTTTCTACCGTGGGCCGCAGGATGATAAAGAACGCTATTACCGAATTCTGTTTCGTGAAATGCCGATCACGCTGTTTACCGAACGTAATCAAGGGAAAGGCGGCCAGGCTCTCCCGGTGATCGCTATGGACACCATATTGGTTGTTCGCCCGAGAAACATAAATCTGGCTTACACCATTGATGAGGCTAACGGAACACTGAAAAACACCGGGAATACTTTTTTTAAAATCATCGTACACCAGGGGTGCAACTCAACCGATGATGAAGCCACCATGCGTTATGTGTTGCCGGGTGAAACCTGGCGTAGTAGTGAGCTGAAAACAAAAAACCGAAAGTTTATCGTAGCGTTGCAGAAATACATCCCAGTAGGCCAGGGGTGCTTCAAACTCAATCAATAG